Proteins encoded together in one Halalkaliarchaeum sp. AArc-CO window:
- a CDS encoding BsuPI-related putative proteinase inhibitor, whose product MLTSTLSVAPVEEGFELTLTVTNDGDDPVELSFRSGQRFDFVVERIDDTDRDRADGEDGEEGGEVVWRYSDGRLFTQALGRETLAPGESRSHGAIWENPPAGTYEVRGVVTAENVDTEASMTVSVPSV is encoded by the coding sequence ATGCTCACGTCGACGCTGTCGGTCGCGCCGGTCGAAGAGGGGTTCGAACTCACCCTGACGGTTACGAACGACGGCGACGACCCCGTGGAGCTGTCGTTCCGGTCGGGCCAGCGGTTCGACTTCGTCGTCGAGCGGATCGACGACACGGACAGGGACAGGGCGGATGGCGAGGACGGCGAGGAAGGTGGCGAGGTGGTGTGGCGGTACAGCGACGGGCGGCTGTTCACCCAGGCACTCGGACGCGAGACCCTCGCGCCGGGCGAGTCGCGGTCCCACGGGGCGATCTGGGAGAACCCGCCCGCCGGCACGTACGAGGTTCGTGGCGTGGTGACCGCCGAGAACGTCGACACCGAGGCGTCGATGACGGTGTCGGTTCCGTCCGTCTGA
- the purQ gene encoding phosphoribosylformylglycinamidine synthase I, whose amino-acid sequence MTVAVVQFGGSNCDRDGVRALEHLGIGAERVWHEDGLPDDVEGILLPGGFSYGDYLRAGAMAARAPVMQEVRAAAAEGVPVLGVCNGAQIGCESSLTPGAFTTNESARFQCEHVHCRVERADTPWTAAYEEGEVLRLPIAHAEGRFEISEERYADLEENDRILFRYCEPDGTVTDQANPNGSTGNVAGLLGERETVAVLMPHPERATLPDLGLTDGAGVLYGFDPSLRD is encoded by the coding sequence ATGACCGTCGCAGTCGTCCAGTTCGGCGGGTCCAACTGCGACCGGGACGGCGTCCGTGCGCTGGAGCATCTCGGGATCGGCGCCGAGCGCGTCTGGCACGAGGATGGCCTCCCGGACGACGTCGAGGGGATCCTGCTTCCAGGGGGGTTCTCCTACGGCGACTACCTCAGGGCGGGCGCGATGGCCGCCCGGGCGCCGGTGATGCAGGAGGTGCGTGCGGCCGCAGCCGAGGGCGTGCCGGTGCTTGGCGTCTGCAACGGCGCCCAGATCGGCTGCGAGTCGAGCCTGACACCCGGAGCATTCACGACCAACGAGAGCGCCCGGTTCCAGTGTGAACACGTCCACTGCCGGGTCGAACGCGCCGACACCCCCTGGACGGCAGCGTACGAGGAGGGGGAGGTGCTCCGGCTGCCGATCGCCCACGCGGAGGGGCGCTTCGAGATAAGCGAGGAACGATACGCCGACCTCGAGGAGAACGACCGGATCCTGTTCCGGTACTGTGAGCCCGACGGGACCGTCACCGACCAGGCGAACCCGAACGGCTCGACGGGCAACGTCGCGGGTCTGCTCGGGGAACGCGAGACCGTCGCGGTGTTGATGCCCCATCCCGAACGGGCGACGCTGCCCGACCTCGGGCTCACCGACGGCGCCGGTGTACTGTACGGGTTCGATCCCTCGCTGCGGGATTGA
- a CDS encoding metal-dependent hydrolase produces the protein MFDRAKSDSTVYQLGHYGIALLCYAPVARLFVDAGEPQAALAGGLLVAGAAVVPDCDEHLPIPHRGPTHTVWFAAAVGLLVAASVAALAAATGLRFSWSPVAGLLAAGAVVTHVAADAATPMGIRPFAPLSDRHVTLDLVPSKHRDVNVSLFLLGAGAVAIAAVF, from the coding sequence ATGTTCGACCGGGCCAAATCCGATTCGACTGTGTACCAGCTGGGGCACTACGGGATCGCGCTGCTGTGTTACGCACCCGTCGCGCGGCTATTCGTCGACGCCGGGGAGCCGCAGGCGGCGCTGGCTGGTGGACTGCTCGTCGCCGGCGCCGCAGTTGTGCCTGACTGCGACGAACACCTTCCGATCCCGCACCGGGGGCCGACACACACCGTCTGGTTCGCCGCCGCGGTCGGGCTGCTCGTCGCCGCCAGCGTCGCTGCGCTGGCGGCAGCGACCGGGCTCCGGTTCTCCTGGAGTCCCGTCGCCGGCCTGCTCGCTGCGGGCGCGGTGGTCACACACGTGGCGGCAGACGCAGCCACGCCCATGGGGATCCGACCGTTTGCGCCGCTTTCGGACCGGCACGTGACACTGGATCTGGTCCCGTCGAAACACCGGGATGTGAACGTCTCCCTGTTTCTGTTGGGCGCAGGGGCAGTCGCGATCGCGGCGGTGTTTTAA
- the purS gene encoding phosphoribosylformylglycinamidine synthase subunit PurS encodes MTPYTATVTVRLKPGVLDPEAETTQRALERLGFELEDLRSADRFEIDLEAADAEDAGDRAAEMAERLLANPTIHDYEVAVSER; translated from the coding sequence ATGACCCCCTACACCGCGACGGTGACCGTCCGGCTGAAACCCGGCGTGCTGGATCCGGAAGCGGAGACGACACAGCGCGCGCTGGAGCGACTCGGGTTCGAACTGGAAGACCTCCGGTCGGCCGACCGGTTCGAGATCGACCTGGAGGCGGCCGACGCCGAGGACGCCGGCGACCGGGCCGCGGAGATGGCAGAGCGGCTGCTCGCGAACCCGACGATCCACGACTACGAGGTCGCGGTCTCCGAACGATGA